A DNA window from Mycobacterium sp. IDR2000157661 contains the following coding sequences:
- a CDS encoding thioesterase family protein, with protein sequence MLDGRDFALDGGPTGEATSRYTRDLPEHWCFDGRAFGGYTSALALAAMFAHTGRDAAASLSVTFVESGLPGPLEVQVRTIRSGRTAAAVEATVGQHGRTILIASSWLADGWSGPPSVDAPVPFDRYGTPLSDPASGTSLEWIGETYPSLRFARRRGVDYPRGLAEFADRRPQVALWVSIDNGAGGTDAADPLEHPQIADVLHADAHLFDAPGKVSGFVDAWLLSLDLNLVWQPGAHLRPSTQWRLLEAGGSVGNGGVTAYGSLRGLDGALAAVLTSQGLIR encoded by the coding sequence ATGCTGGACGGACGCGACTTCGCCCTCGATGGCGGCCCGACCGGTGAGGCGACCAGCCGGTACACCCGTGATCTGCCCGAGCACTGGTGCTTCGACGGGCGGGCGTTCGGCGGCTACACCTCGGCGCTGGCGCTGGCCGCGATGTTCGCGCACACCGGCCGCGACGCCGCGGCGTCGCTGTCGGTCACCTTCGTCGAGAGCGGCCTACCCGGTCCGCTGGAGGTGCAGGTCCGCACCATCCGCAGCGGTCGCACCGCGGCGGCGGTCGAGGCGACGGTCGGCCAGCACGGTCGCACGATCCTGATCGCGAGCAGTTGGCTGGCCGACGGCTGGTCGGGCCCGCCGTCGGTGGACGCGCCGGTGCCCTTCGACCGCTACGGGACGCCACTGTCTGACCCGGCGTCGGGGACGTCGTTGGAGTGGATCGGCGAAACGTACCCGTCGCTGCGCTTCGCTCGCCGCCGCGGTGTCGACTACCCGCGCGGCCTGGCCGAGTTCGCCGACCGTCGCCCCCAGGTGGCGCTGTGGGTCAGCATCGATAACGGGGCCGGCGGGACCGATGCGGCCGATCCGTTGGAGCATCCGCAGATCGCCGACGTCCTACACGCCGACGCGCATCTGTTCGACGCGCCCGGCAAGGTGTCCGGATTCGTGGACGCCTGGCTGCTGAGCCTGGATCTCAACCTCGTCTGGCAGCCCGGCGCGCACCTGCGGCCGTCGACCCAGTGGCGGCTGCTCGAAGCCGGCGGATCGGTCGGCAACGGAGGCGTCACGGCCTACGGCTCTCTGCGGGGGCTCGACGGCGCCCTCGCCGCGGTGCTGACCTCGCAGGGCCTCATCCGCTGA
- a CDS encoding DUF1707 SHOCT-like domain-containing protein — MAASWSGRQSPGTRAKDSDRNDTCQILDSALSEGQLSMAEHGERVKAATTATTLGELQALVSDLQTEHAPVQLRQLKKPRPVAGSGAGWGLRLAVAGVLVVLGIAIGWGLYGNTSSPLNFTSDPGAKTDGITPVVLTPPRELHSLGGLTGLMKQMRQRFGDTMGYRLTVYPDYASLTRPDPGEERRELNYTYRGGWGDPSTSSRSSDATEVDLSKFDAKAVVGVLRGAPETLGIKPADVDSTYLSIDASGDPTTPGALSLSVYVSSDYGGGYIALGGDGTVKQINYPS, encoded by the coding sequence GTGGCAGCGAGCTGGTCCGGGCGGCAGAGCCCGGGAACGCGGGCGAAGGACTCCGACCGCAACGACACGTGCCAGATCCTCGACAGCGCGCTGAGCGAGGGGCAGCTGTCGATGGCCGAGCACGGTGAGCGGGTCAAGGCGGCCACCACGGCGACCACGCTGGGTGAACTGCAGGCGCTCGTGTCGGATCTGCAGACCGAGCACGCGCCGGTACAGCTTCGGCAGCTGAAGAAGCCGCGGCCGGTCGCGGGCTCGGGTGCGGGCTGGGGGTTGCGGCTCGCGGTGGCCGGCGTGCTCGTGGTGCTCGGCATCGCGATCGGCTGGGGCCTCTACGGCAACACCTCGTCGCCGCTGAACTTCACGTCGGACCCCGGCGCCAAGACCGACGGCATCACGCCGGTGGTGCTGACCCCGCCGCGGGAACTGCACTCGCTGGGCGGCCTGACCGGGCTGATGAAGCAGATGAGGCAGCGCTTCGGCGACACCATGGGCTATCGGCTGACCGTGTATCCGGACTACGCCTCGCTGACCCGACCCGATCCGGGCGAGGAGCGTCGCGAGCTCAACTACACCTACCGCGGCGGCTGGGGCGACCCGAGCACCAGCTCCCGGTCCAGCGACGCGACCGAGGTCGATCTGAGCAAGTTCGACGCCAAGGCCGTGGTCGGCGTGCTGCGTGGGGCGCCCGAGACGCTGGGCATCAAACCGGCTGACGTCGACAGCACCTACCTGAGCATCGACGCGAGCGGCGACCCGACAACACCCGGCGCGTTGTCGCTGTCGGTATATGTGTCCAGCGACTACGGCGGCGGGTACATCGCACTGGGCGGCGACGGCACGGTCAAGCAGATCAACTACCCCTCCTGA
- a CDS encoding PadR family transcriptional regulator produces MLELAILGLLQESPMHGYELRKRLTGLLGAFRAFSYGSLYPALRRMQTDGLIVEDAAPDGIPKMRRARRVYRLSEAGKQRFAELVADTGPQNFSDDGFGVHLAFFNRTPAEARMRILEGRRRQVEERREGLREAVARASSSIDRYTRQLHQLGLESSEREVKWLNELIAAERLAQGRAEQP; encoded by the coding sequence ATGCTGGAACTGGCCATCCTGGGGCTCCTCCAGGAGTCGCCGATGCACGGCTACGAACTCCGTAAGCGGTTGACCGGACTGCTGGGCGCCTTCCGTGCGTTCTCCTACGGCTCGCTCTACCCGGCGCTGCGGCGGATGCAGACCGACGGCTTGATCGTCGAGGACGCCGCGCCCGACGGCATCCCCAAGATGCGCCGCGCAAGGCGTGTCTACCGGCTCAGCGAAGCGGGCAAGCAGCGCTTCGCCGAATTGGTGGCCGACACCGGCCCACAGAACTTCTCCGACGACGGATTCGGAGTGCACTTGGCCTTCTTCAACCGCACCCCGGCCGAGGCCCGGATGCGGATCCTGGAGGGCCGCCGTCGTCAGGTGGAGGAACGCCGTGAGGGCCTGCGCGAAGCAGTGGCGCGGGCCAGCAGCTCAATCGACCGGTACACCCGCCAGCTACATCAGCTCGGGTTGGAGTCCAGCGAGCGCGAAGTGAAATGGCTCAACGAGTTGATAGCGGCGGAACGCTTGGCGCAGGGACGGGCCGAGCAGCCGTAG
- a CDS encoding inositol-3-phosphate synthase yields the protein MASNAEVRVAIVGVGNCASSLVQGVQYYQDADESANVPGLMHVRLGPYHVRDVKFVAAFDVDAKKVGFDLSEAIFASENNTIKIADVPPTNVTVQRGPTLDGIGKYYADTIEVSDSDPVDVVKALRDAEVDVLVSYLPVGSEEADKFYAQCAIDAGVAFVNALPVFIASDPVWAKKFEDAGVPIVGDDIKSQVGATITHRVMAKLFEDRGVQLDRTMQLNVGGNMDFLNMLERERLESKKISKTQAVTSNLQREFKTKDVHIGPSDHVGWLDDRKWAYVRLEGRAFGDVPLNLEYKLEVWDSPNSAGVIIDAVRAAKIAKDRGIGGPVVAASAYLMKSPPQQLADDVARAQLEDFIEG from the coding sequence ATGGCATCTAATGCGGAGGTACGGGTCGCGATTGTCGGTGTGGGCAACTGCGCGTCCTCACTTGTTCAGGGTGTGCAGTACTACCAGGACGCCGACGAGTCGGCCAACGTTCCTGGGCTGATGCACGTGCGGCTGGGCCCCTACCACGTTCGGGACGTGAAGTTCGTCGCCGCGTTCGATGTGGACGCCAAGAAGGTCGGCTTCGACCTGTCCGAGGCGATCTTCGCGTCGGAGAACAACACCATCAAGATCGCCGACGTGCCGCCGACCAACGTCACGGTGCAGCGCGGCCCGACGCTCGACGGCATCGGCAAGTACTACGCCGACACCATCGAGGTCTCCGACTCCGACCCCGTCGACGTCGTCAAGGCGCTCAGGGACGCCGAGGTCGACGTGCTGGTGTCCTACCTGCCGGTGGGAAGCGAGGAAGCCGACAAGTTCTACGCCCAGTGCGCGATCGACGCCGGCGTGGCGTTCGTCAACGCGCTTCCGGTGTTCATCGCTTCGGACCCCGTGTGGGCGAAGAAGTTCGAAGACGCGGGCGTTCCGATCGTCGGCGACGACATCAAGAGCCAGGTCGGCGCGACCATCACCCACCGCGTGATGGCCAAGCTGTTCGAGGACCGCGGCGTGCAACTCGACCGCACCATGCAGCTCAATGTCGGCGGCAACATGGACTTCCTCAACATGCTTGAGCGGGAGCGGTTGGAGTCGAAGAAGATCTCCAAGACCCAGGCCGTGACGAGCAACCTGCAGCGCGAGTTCAAGACCAAGGACGTGCACATCGGCCCGTCCGACCACGTCGGCTGGCTCGACGACCGCAAGTGGGCCTACGTGCGGCTCGAGGGCCGTGCGTTCGGCGATGTGCCGCTGAACCTCGAGTACAAGCTCGAGGTGTGGGACTCGCCGAACTCGGCGGGCGTCATCATCGACGCGGTGCGCGCGGCGAAGATCGCCAAAGACCGCGGCATCGGCGGCCCAGTCGTCGCCGCGTCGGCCTACCTGATGAAGAGCCCGCCGCAGCAGCTGGCCGACGACGTCGCGCGGGCCCAGCTCGAGGACTTCATCGAGGGCTGA
- a CDS encoding alpha/beta fold hydrolase, translating to MSEISADDELATLSEFIFLEENARQAGVSAVPNVQRIDSGPISALKFGDGAPRVVFLHGGGQNAHTWDTVIVGLGEPALAIDLPGHGRSAWREDGDYGPKRGAVAVEPVVRQFAPDADLVVGMSLGGLTALRLAVAAPDLVRRLVLVDVTPSAPERHTEMTEAQKGTVALVDGNRTFPSFEAMLEVTVAAAPHRDRESLRRGVFHNAKRLEDGTWTWRYDTFRKGEGFDGLWEDVPRLTVPTTLVRGANSFFVNDDDAAEFARTAPGFRDVHMVADSGHSVQSDQPLKLTEILRGVLAQ from the coding sequence ATGAGCGAAATCTCGGCGGACGACGAACTGGCCACCCTGTCGGAGTTCATCTTCCTCGAGGAGAACGCGCGACAGGCCGGTGTGTCGGCGGTGCCGAACGTGCAGCGCATCGACTCCGGGCCGATCAGCGCACTGAAGTTCGGTGACGGTGCGCCGCGCGTCGTGTTCCTGCACGGCGGCGGGCAGAACGCACACACGTGGGACACGGTGATCGTCGGGTTGGGCGAACCGGCGCTGGCGATCGACCTGCCCGGCCACGGCCGCTCGGCCTGGCGCGAGGACGGCGACTACGGGCCTAAGCGGGGTGCCGTCGCCGTCGAACCCGTGGTGCGGCAGTTCGCCCCAGACGCCGACCTCGTCGTCGGGATGTCGCTGGGCGGGCTGACCGCGCTGCGGCTCGCGGTGGCCGCACCGGACCTGGTGCGCCGGTTGGTGCTGGTCGACGTGACGCCGTCGGCGCCCGAGCGGCACACCGAGATGACCGAGGCGCAGAAGGGCACCGTCGCGCTGGTCGACGGGAACCGCACGTTCCCGTCGTTCGAGGCGATGCTCGAGGTGACGGTCGCCGCGGCACCGCACCGGGACCGGGAGTCGTTGCGGCGAGGCGTGTTCCACAACGCCAAGCGGCTCGAGGACGGCACCTGGACATGGCGGTACGACACGTTCCGTAAGGGCGAAGGTTTTGACGGCCTGTGGGAGGACGTACCCCGGCTCACCGTTCCGACGACGCTGGTGCGTGGGGCCAACTCGTTCTTCGTCAACGACGATGACGCGGCCGAGTTCGCCCGCACCGCACCGGGTTTCCGCGATGTCCACATGGTCGCGGACTCGGGGCACTCGGTGCAGAGCGATCAGCCACTCAAGTTGACCGAGATCCTGCGCGGGGTGCTCGCACAGTAG